A window from Armatimonas rosea encodes these proteins:
- the mutY gene encoding A/G-specific adenine glycosylase, whose translation MSGFVSLLLDWYATAQRPLPWRRTRNPYAIWVSEMMLQQTQVATAIPYYERWLARFPTVQDLADAPLEDVLKHWQGLGYYARARNLHKAAKLICEQHAGIFPTTYESVLALPGVGRYTAGAICSIALGLDTPIVDANVIRVLCRVYQIPGDPKLPKTQDVLWERAAALIPSGHAGAFNQAMMELGALHCLTPPRCTHCPVQSVCGAFQDQQTDRFPEFAAKKAFTSQRDVCLWIEWDGHFLLVKRPDDGLWGGLYELPRVTALETESLEEAAARALASIVGGTGRVGRPLASLKHGVTTRKITLTVLEVESAVVPKALPANLVWASWTDLARFPVSSPQAKLLATLQESRSQPSLF comes from the coding sequence CTGAGCGGGTTTGTCTCGCTCCTCTTAGACTGGTACGCCACCGCGCAGCGCCCGCTCCCGTGGCGGCGTACCCGCAACCCCTACGCGATCTGGGTCTCGGAGATGATGCTCCAGCAGACCCAGGTCGCCACCGCGATTCCCTACTACGAGCGCTGGCTGGCGCGCTTTCCCACGGTCCAAGACCTTGCCGATGCCCCCCTCGAGGATGTTCTCAAGCACTGGCAAGGCCTTGGGTACTACGCCCGAGCCCGCAACCTCCATAAAGCCGCCAAGCTCATCTGCGAGCAGCACGCCGGGATCTTTCCGACCACCTATGAGAGCGTCTTGGCGCTGCCGGGAGTGGGGCGCTACACTGCCGGCGCGATCTGCTCGATCGCCCTGGGCCTGGATACCCCGATTGTCGATGCCAATGTGATCCGGGTGCTCTGCCGTGTCTATCAGATTCCGGGCGATCCCAAGCTCCCCAAGACACAGGACGTGCTCTGGGAGAGGGCTGCGGCGCTGATCCCTTCTGGGCACGCCGGCGCGTTCAACCAGGCGATGATGGAGCTCGGCGCACTCCACTGCCTCACGCCTCCGCGCTGCACCCACTGCCCTGTGCAGAGTGTCTGTGGCGCGTTTCAAGACCAACAGACGGACCGCTTCCCCGAGTTTGCGGCAAAGAAAGCGTTCACGTCCCAGCGCGATGTCTGTCTCTGGATCGAGTGGGACGGGCACTTTCTCCTGGTCAAGCGCCCCGACGACGGCCTCTGGGGGGGGCTCTACGAGCTTCCGCGGGTGACTGCGTTGGAGACGGAGTCTCTGGAAGAGGCGGCGGCGCGTGCCCTAGCGAGCATTGTCGGGGGCACCGGGCGGGTCGGGCGGCCCTTGGCGAGCCTGAAGCATGGCGTGACCACGCGCAAGATCACGCTGACGGTGCTGGAAGTCGAGAGCGCGGTCGTTCCGAAGGCCCTGCCCGCAAACCTCGTCTGGGCGAGCTGGACCGATCTGGCGCGCTTTCCGGTTTCGTCGCCCCAGGCAAAGCTCCTTGCCACCCTGCAAGAGAGCCGCTCGCAGCCGTCGCTGTTTTAA